The following proteins come from a genomic window of Gallalistipes aquisgranensis:
- the rpsD gene encoding 30S ribosomal protein S4 produces the protein MARYIGPKTKIARKFGEAIFGADKGLEKKNYPPGQHGLARKRKKVSEYGTQLNEKQKAKSTYGILEKQFHRTFEEASRMGGITGENLLKLLECRLDNVVYRLGIAPTRAAARQLVSHRHITVNGAVVNVPSYSLKVGDVVAVREKSKSLEVIQDSLQGGRRSRYAWLEWDGSTMSGRFLQKPDRADIPENIKEQLIVELYSK, from the coding sequence ATGGCAAGATATATAGGACCAAAAACCAAAATCGCCAGAAAGTTCGGCGAAGCTATCTTCGGTGCGGATAAGGGGCTCGAGAAGAAGAACTATCCTCCCGGACAGCACGGACTCGCCCGCAAGCGCAAGAAGGTATCGGAGTACGGTACGCAGCTCAACGAGAAACAGAAGGCCAAATCGACCTATGGGATTCTGGAGAAACAGTTCCACAGAACGTTCGAAGAGGCTTCCCGTATGGGCGGTATCACGGGTGAGAACCTGCTGAAACTGCTCGAGTGCCGTCTGGACAACGTGGTGTACCGTTTGGGTATCGCTCCCACGCGTGCCGCTGCCCGTCAGTTGGTTTCGCACCGTCACATCACGGTGAACGGTGCGGTGGTGAATGTTCCCTCGTACAGTCTGAAGGTCGGCGACGTGGTGGCTGTCCGCGAGAAGTCGAAGAGTCTCGAAGTGATTCAGGATTCGCTCCAGGGCGGGCGTCGGAGCCGTTACGCATGGCTCGAATGGGACGGCAGCACCATGAGCGGCCGCTTCCTGCAGAAACCCGACCGTGCCGATATTCCCGAGAATATCAAGGAGCAGCTGATCGTCGAATTGTATTCTAAGTAG
- the rpsK gene encoding 30S ribosomal protein S11, whose translation MAKKTGTVKKKVVKVDAVGAAHVHSTFNNVIITLTNGVGEVISWSSAGKMGFRGSKKNTPYAAQTAAQDCAKVAYDMGLRKVKVYVKGPGAGRESAIRTIHGAGIEVLEIIDVTPLPHNGCRPPNRRRV comes from the coding sequence ATGGCAAAAAAGACTGGAACAGTTAAAAAGAAGGTCGTCAAGGTTGACGCCGTGGGTGCTGCCCATGTCCACTCGACCTTCAACAACGTGATTATAACCCTCACCAACGGCGTCGGCGAAGTGATCAGCTGGAGCTCGGCCGGGAAGATGGGTTTCCGCGGTTCTAAGAAAAATACGCCCTATGCCGCTCAGACTGCCGCTCAGGATTGTGCCAAGGTGGCTTACGATATGGGTCTGCGCAAGGTGAAGGTGTATGTGAAGGGACCCGGAGCCGGCCGTGAGTCGGCGATCCGTACCATTCACGGAGCCGGTATCGAGGTGCTCGAAATCATTGATGTTACGCCGCTGCCCCACAACGGGTGCCGTCCGCCCAACCGTCGTCGCGTCTAA
- the rpsM gene encoding 30S ribosomal protein S13: MARIVGVDLPKNKRGEIGLTYVYGIGRSTARQILDQAGISYDTKVQDWTDDQVAAIRNIIASNGYKVEGECRSLVQLNIKRLMDIGCYRGIRHRLGLPVRGQSTKNNARTRKGRKKTVANKKKATK; encoded by the coding sequence ATGGCACGTATAGTTGGTGTAGATTTACCCAAAAACAAGAGAGGCGAGATAGGTCTGACCTATGTCTACGGTATTGGAAGAAGTACCGCTCGCCAGATTCTGGACCAGGCCGGTATCAGCTACGATACCAAGGTGCAGGATTGGACTGACGACCAGGTTGCTGCGATCCGTAACATCATCGCGAGCAACGGTTACAAGGTGGAGGGCGAATGCCGTTCGCTGGTTCAGCTGAACATCAAACGACTGATGGACATCGGCTGCTACCGCGGAATTCGTCACCGTCTGGGCCTTCCCGTTCGCGGTCAGAGCACCAAGAACAATGCACGTACCCGCAAGGGAAGGAAGAAAACCGTCGCTAACAAGAAAAAAGCAACTAAGTAA
- the rpmJ gene encoding 50S ribosomal protein L36 → MKVRTSIKKRSEDCKIVKRKGRLYVICKKNPKLKMRQG, encoded by the coding sequence ATGAAAGTCAGAACATCCATCAAGAAGAGAAGTGAGGATTGCAAGATCGTGAAACGTAAGGGCAGACTTTACGTGATTTGCAAGAAGAATCCCAAACTGAAGATGCGCCAGGGATAA
- the infA gene encoding translation initiation factor IF-1, with protein MAKQTAIEKDGTIIEALSNAMFRVELDNGHVITAHISGKMRMHYIKILPGDKVKVEMSPYDLSKGRISFRYK; from the coding sequence ATGGCAAAGCAAACTGCTATCGAAAAGGACGGGACGATCATCGAGGCTCTCTCCAACGCCATGTTCCGCGTGGAGTTGGACAACGGCCATGTGATCACCGCCCACATCTCCGGAAAGATGCGGATGCACTACATCAAGATCCTCCCCGGAGACAAAGTGAAAGTCGAGATGTCTCCTTACGATCTGTCGAAAGGACGTATCTCCTTCAGGTACAAATAA
- the map gene encoding type I methionyl aminopeptidase, translating to MIYLKTKEEIELLRENNLLVSATLAEVARAIAPGVTTLELDAVAEKFIRSHGAVPGFLGYGGFPNTLCVSVNEQVVHGIPSDYALKTGDVVSVDCGTFMKGFYGDSAYTFAVGEIDPKVAELLRVTKEALYKGVAQAKAGNRVGDISAAVQEHAESHGFSVVRELVGHGLGRKMHEEPEVANYGARGRGPLLKEGMVICIEPMINMGTKQVVFERDGWTVRTRDRKPSAHFEFAVAITKEGPDVLTDFKIIENAIN from the coding sequence ATGATATATTTAAAAACAAAGGAAGAGATAGAACTGCTCCGCGAGAACAATCTGCTCGTGTCGGCGACCTTGGCCGAAGTGGCCAGGGCCATCGCCCCGGGGGTGACGACGCTGGAGCTGGATGCGGTGGCTGAGAAGTTCATCCGTTCTCACGGGGCAGTTCCCGGCTTCCTTGGGTACGGCGGCTTTCCCAATACGCTCTGCGTATCGGTGAACGAACAGGTCGTGCACGGAATCCCATCCGATTACGCGTTGAAGACCGGGGATGTGGTTTCAGTGGATTGTGGTACGTTTATGAAGGGGTTTTATGGCGATTCCGCCTACACGTTCGCGGTCGGAGAGATTGATCCGAAGGTGGCGGAGCTGCTCAGAGTAACCAAAGAAGCTCTTTATAAAGGTGTCGCACAGGCCAAGGCAGGCAATCGCGTAGGCGATATTTCTGCGGCTGTGCAGGAGCACGCTGAAAGCCATGGATTTTCGGTAGTCCGCGAGCTGGTCGGGCACGGACTCGGCAGGAAAATGCACGAGGAACCGGAGGTGGCCAACTACGGAGCACGCGGCAGAGGTCCCCTGCTCAAAGAGGGGATGGTGATCTGCATAGAGCCCATGATCAATATGGGGACCAAGCAGGTCGTATTCGAACGTGACGGATGGACCGTACGCACCCGGGACCGAAAACCTTCGGCCCACTTCGAATTCGCAGTGGCCATCACGAAGGAAGGACCCGACGTGCTGACGGATTTTAAAATTATCGAGAACGCGATTAACTAA
- the secY gene encoding preprotein translocase subunit SecY, translated as MKKLIETIKNIFKIEELRNRILYTLGLLLIYRFGSFVVIPGINPEALSALESQVEGNGLMGLLNIFSGGAFSNASIFALGIMPYISASIVIQLLGIVVPYFQKLQKEGESGRRKINQWTRYLTIIVLLLQGPAYLANLHAQLPDAAFVLGRSSFLFTVSATVVLIAGTMFVMWLGEKITDKGIGNGVSLIIMVGIIARLPHAMLAEFNTRFTEATGGFVMLVVELVMLFLVFAATIALVQAVRKIPVQYAKRIVGNKQYGGVRQYIPLKINAAGVMPIIFAQALMFIPMFFSRFEATQGIAAAFANYTGFWYNLVFGLLVIAFTYFYTAITVNPNMMAEDMKRNGGFIPGVKPGKKTSEYLDTIMTRITLPGSIFLAIVAILPAFASKLGINHQFALFYGGTSLLILVGVILDTLKQIESYLLLRHYDGLMKTGRIKGRS; from the coding sequence ATGAAGAAGCTGATCGAAACCATCAAGAATATATTTAAGATAGAAGAGCTGCGTAATCGTATCCTCTATACGCTGGGTCTTCTGCTTATCTATAGATTCGGTAGTTTTGTGGTGATTCCCGGGATCAATCCCGAGGCGCTGTCCGCGCTGGAGAGCCAGGTGGAAGGCAACGGTCTGATGGGCCTGCTGAACATCTTCTCCGGAGGTGCGTTTTCCAACGCTTCGATTTTCGCCCTGGGTATCATGCCCTACATCTCCGCTTCGATCGTCATCCAGTTGTTGGGTATCGTAGTTCCCTACTTCCAGAAGTTGCAGAAAGAGGGGGAGAGCGGGCGCCGCAAAATCAACCAGTGGACGAGGTATCTGACCATCATCGTCCTGCTCCTGCAGGGGCCGGCCTACCTCGCCAACCTTCATGCCCAGCTTCCCGACGCAGCATTCGTGCTGGGTCGTTCGAGTTTCCTGTTCACTGTTTCGGCCACTGTGGTGCTGATCGCCGGCACCATGTTTGTGATGTGGCTGGGCGAGAAGATCACCGATAAGGGGATCGGCAACGGTGTGTCGCTGATCATCATGGTCGGTATCATCGCCCGTCTGCCCCATGCCATGCTGGCCGAGTTCAACACCCGGTTCACGGAGGCCACCGGTGGTTTCGTGATGCTGGTTGTCGAACTGGTGATGCTGTTTCTGGTGTTTGCCGCCACGATCGCCCTGGTACAGGCCGTGCGGAAAATTCCGGTGCAGTATGCCAAGCGTATCGTGGGCAACAAACAGTACGGAGGTGTGCGTCAGTACATTCCCCTGAAGATCAATGCGGCAGGAGTCATGCCGATCATCTTCGCCCAGGCGTTGATGTTCATTCCCATGTTCTTCAGCCGCTTCGAGGCTACTCAGGGCATTGCCGCCGCCTTTGCCAACTACACGGGTTTCTGGTATAACCTGGTATTTGGACTGCTGGTGATCGCGTTTACCTATTTTTACACCGCGATTACCGTGAATCCCAACATGATGGCCGAAGATATGAAACGCAACGGCGGTTTCATTCCCGGAGTGAAACCCGGTAAGAAAACCAGCGAATATCTCGACACCATCATGACCCGGATCACCCTTCCCGGTTCCATTTTCCTGGCTATCGTGGCCATTCTGCCCGCGTTCGCCTCGAAACTGGGAATCAACCATCAGTTCGCCCTCTTCTACGGAGGTACGTCGCTGTTGATCCTGGTAGGTGTGATTCTGGACACTCTCAAGCAGATAGAGAGCTATCTACTTCTTCGTCACTACGACGGTCTGATGAAGACCGGCCGAATCAAGGGTAGAAGCTAA
- the rplO gene encoding 50S ribosomal protein L15, with product MDLSNLKPAEGSKGREKRIGRGQGSGRGGTSTRGHKGAQSRSGYSSKLGFEGGQMPLQRRLPKFGFTNLKRVEYKAINLAVIEELAAKNNLSAVSVDTLIEAGFVSKNDKVKILGGGTLTRALEVKAHAFSKSAAAAIEAQKGSVVKL from the coding sequence ATGGATCTCAGTAATTTAAAACCCGCCGAAGGGTCTAAAGGCAGAGAGAAACGAATCGGCCGGGGCCAGGGCTCGGGACGCGGTGGTACCTCCACGCGTGGTCACAAGGGAGCGCAGTCCCGTTCGGGATACTCTTCGAAACTCGGTTTCGAAGGAGGTCAGATGCCTTTGCAGAGACGCCTGCCCAAGTTCGGTTTTACCAACCTGAAAAGGGTGGAATACAAAGCTATCAACCTGGCGGTGATTGAAGAACTTGCAGCCAAGAACAATCTGAGCGCTGTCTCGGTGGATACGCTGATCGAGGCCGGTTTCGTGTCGAAAAACGATAAGGTGAAAATCCTGGGCGGCGGCACTCTGACGCGCGCGCTGGAGGTCAAAGCCCACGCTTTCTCGAAATCTGCCGCAGCGGCTATCGAAGCTCAGAAAGGTTCGGTTGTAAAACTTTAA
- the rpmD gene encoding 50S ribosomal protein L30, translating to MAKLNITQIKSRIGSTAQQRKNLDALGLRRINQTVQHEDSALIAGMIEKVKHLVKVENVK from the coding sequence ATGGCAAAATTGAATATCACTCAGATCAAAAGCCGTATCGGCAGCACGGCCCAGCAGCGTAAGAATCTCGACGCGCTCGGCCTGCGCAGGATCAATCAGACCGTTCAGCACGAGGATTCGGCGCTGATTGCGGGGATGATCGAGAAGGTGAAGCACCTGGTGAAGGTGGAAAACGTAAAATAG
- the rpsE gene encoding 30S ribosomal protein S5, with the protein MSNTNIKKVRTSDLELKDRLVSIQRVTKVTKGGRTFSFSAIVVVGNENGVVGYGLGKASEVTSAIAKGVEDAKKNLVKIPVLKGTIPHKQEARYSGSLVMIRPAAPGTGVIAGGAMRAVLESVGVRNVLAKSKGSSNPHNLVKATIGALLELRDAQSVAQVRGISLDKVFNG; encoded by the coding sequence ATGTCAAATACCAACATAAAGAAAGTCAGAACAAGCGACCTGGAGCTCAAAGATCGTCTGGTGAGCATCCAGCGTGTTACCAAGGTAACCAAGGGAGGTCGCACCTTCAGCTTTTCGGCCATCGTGGTGGTAGGTAACGAGAACGGCGTGGTGGGCTACGGCCTGGGCAAAGCCAGCGAAGTTACCTCGGCCATCGCCAAGGGCGTGGAGGATGCCAAGAAGAATCTGGTGAAGATTCCCGTGCTTAAGGGAACCATTCCCCACAAACAGGAGGCTCGTTACAGCGGTTCGCTGGTGATGATCCGTCCGGCCGCTCCCGGTACCGGTGTTATCGCCGGCGGTGCCATGCGTGCCGTGCTCGAGAGCGTCGGCGTACGCAATGTGCTTGCCAAGAGCAAAGGTTCTTCGAACCCTCACAACCTGGTGAAGGCCACGATCGGTGCCCTGCTCGAACTGCGCGATGCCCAGAGTGTGGCTCAGGTTCGCGGTATCTCCCTGGACAAAGTGTTTAACGGATAA
- the rplR gene encoding 50S ribosomal protein L18: MSLTKIERRERIKHRIRKVVNGTAAMPRMTVFRSNKQIYVQFIDDVNGVTLAAASSLDKEVAEQAKGLNKSQVAGLVGKLAAERAATKGIAQVAFDRNGYLYHGRVKVLADAAREGGLKF, from the coding sequence ATGTCATTGACGAAAATAGAAAGAAGAGAGAGGATCAAGCACCGTATCCGCAAGGTTGTCAACGGTACGGCCGCCATGCCTCGCATGACTGTGTTCCGTAGCAACAAGCAGATCTACGTGCAGTTCATTGATGATGTCAACGGTGTTACTCTGGCAGCGGCTTCGTCCCTGGACAAGGAGGTGGCCGAGCAGGCCAAGGGCCTGAACAAATCGCAGGTGGCCGGTCTCGTAGGCAAACTCGCTGCCGAGCGTGCCGCCACCAAGGGTATCGCGCAGGTGGCATTCGACCGTAACGGATACCTCTATCACGGAAGAGTCAAAGTGTTAGCCGACGCCGCCCGGGAAGGTGGTCTTAAATTTTAA
- the rplF gene encoding 50S ribosomal protein L6, with translation MSRIGKLPVNLPAGVTVTVSPENVVSVKGPLGSLSQKVDSDITVSVEGNVLTVTRPTNQPRHRSMHGLYRALIHNMVVGVSEGYQIQQELVGVGFKAEAKGQILELSLGYSHDIHLLLPPEIQVTAVTEKKGNPIVTLKSTDKQLIGQVAAKIRSLRKPEPYKGKGIKFVGEQLRRKAGKSAGAK, from the coding sequence ATGTCAAGAATTGGAAAATTACCTGTAAACCTGCCCGCCGGGGTGACGGTGACCGTCTCTCCCGAGAACGTGGTTAGCGTGAAAGGACCTCTGGGCAGCCTGAGTCAGAAAGTGGACTCGGATATCACGGTTAGCGTAGAGGGAAACGTATTGACAGTAACGCGTCCTACGAACCAACCGCGCCACCGTTCGATGCACGGCCTCTACCGTGCCTTGATCCATAACATGGTCGTGGGTGTTTCGGAAGGCTACCAGATCCAGCAGGAGCTCGTGGGTGTCGGTTTCAAGGCCGAGGCCAAAGGTCAAATCCTGGAGCTCAGCCTGGGATATTCGCACGATATCCACCTGTTGCTGCCTCCTGAAATTCAGGTGACGGCCGTGACGGAGAAGAAGGGAAACCCGATCGTCACTCTCAAGAGTACGGACAAACAGCTGATCGGCCAGGTCGCTGCCAAGATCCGTTCGCTGCGCAAACCCGAACCTTACAAGGGTAAAGGTATCAAGTTCGTGGGTGAACAGCTGCGTCGCAAAGCTGGTAAATCTGCTGGTGCTAAATAG
- the rpsH gene encoding 30S ribosomal protein S8, which yields MTDPIADFLTRIRNAVKANHKVVEAPASKIKQEITKILYDQGYILAYKFENDAKGHPSIKIALKYHPETKTNAIKDLRRVSRPGLRRYASVDQMPKVLNGLGIAILSTSKGVMTDKKARVENVGGEVLCYVY from the coding sequence ATGACTGATCCGATAGCAGATTTTCTAACGAGGATTAGAAATGCGGTGAAAGCCAACCACAAAGTGGTTGAAGCTCCCGCTTCGAAGATCAAGCAGGAGATTACGAAGATCCTGTACGATCAGGGCTACATTTTGGCCTACAAATTTGAAAACGATGCCAAGGGCCATCCGTCGATCAAGATCGCCCTGAAGTATCATCCCGAGACCAAGACCAACGCCATCAAGGATCTGCGGCGCGTGAGCCGTCCCGGTCTGCGCCGGTACGCGAGCGTCGATCAGATGCCCAAGGTGCTCAACGGTCTGGGTATCGCCATTCTTTCGACCTCCAAAGGCGTGATGACCGACAAGAAGGCGCGCGTGGAGAACGTCGGCGGCGAGGTATTGTGCTATGTTTATTAA
- the rpsN gene encoding 30S ribosomal protein S14 — translation MAKESMKAREAKRLKLVERYAAKRAALKEAGDQVGLSKLPRNSNPIRLHNRCKLTGRPKGYMRLFGISRIQFREMASKGLIPGVKKASW, via the coding sequence ATGGCTAAGGAATCGATGAAGGCACGCGAGGCGAAACGCCTCAAACTGGTGGAGCGCTATGCCGCCAAGCGTGCAGCACTGAAAGAAGCCGGCGACCAGGTGGGCCTCAGCAAACTGCCCCGCAATTCGAACCCGATCCGTCTGCACAACCGCTGCAAACTGACCGGTCGTCCGAAAGGGTATATGAGACTGTTCGGTATCAGCCGCATTCAGTTCCGCGAGATGGCTTCCAAGGGGTTGATCCCCGGCGTGAAGAAGGCTTCGTGGTAG
- the rplE gene encoding 50S ribosomal protein L5, which produces MAAYQPTLKTMYKEQIKAALMKQFGYTSVMQCPKLEKIVINQGMGQAVADKKLIEVAQQELTTITGQKAVQTKSKKDISNFKLRKGMPIGVRVTLRSDKMYEFLERLIAVALPRIRDFKGINEKFDGRGNYTLGIAEQIIFPEIDIDKITKIFGMEITFVTTAKTDEEAYALLKEFGLPFKNAKKNN; this is translated from the coding sequence ATGGCAGCTTACCAACCGACACTCAAGACCATGTACAAGGAGCAGATCAAGGCTGCTCTGATGAAACAGTTCGGCTATACGAGCGTGATGCAGTGCCCCAAACTGGAAAAGATCGTCATCAACCAGGGTATGGGCCAGGCTGTTGCCGACAAGAAGCTGATCGAAGTAGCCCAGCAGGAGCTGACGACCATCACCGGTCAGAAAGCTGTACAGACCAAGTCGAAAAAGGACATTTCGAACTTCAAGTTGCGTAAGGGGATGCCCATCGGTGTGCGTGTGACCCTGCGTTCGGACAAGATGTACGAGTTCCTCGAAAGGCTGATCGCCGTGGCACTGCCCCGTATCCGTGACTTCAAGGGTATCAACGAGAAGTTCGACGGCCGCGGCAACTACACTCTCGGTATCGCCGAGCAGATCATCTTCCCGGAGATCGATATCGACAAGATCACCAAAATCTTCGGTATGGAGATCACGTTCGTGACCACTGCGAAGACCGACGAAGAGGCTTATGCCCTGCTCAAGGAGTTCGGACTCCCTTTCAAAAACGCTAAAAAGAACAATTAG
- the rplX gene encoding 50S ribosomal protein L24: MSVKLHIKKGDTVYVNAGDSKGQQGKVLSIDVEKQRAIVEGVNMVSKHTKPSSKSPQGGIVKQEAPIHISNLQPLDPKSGKPTRVGRKANDKGKLVRYAKKSGEEIK, from the coding sequence ATGTCAGTGAAATTACATATCAAGAAAGGGGACACCGTTTACGTGAATGCGGGCGACAGCAAGGGCCAGCAGGGTAAGGTGCTCTCGATCGATGTCGAGAAACAGCGCGCCATAGTCGAGGGAGTGAACATGGTTTCGAAACACACCAAGCCCAGTTCGAAGAGTCCCCAGGGAGGTATCGTGAAGCAGGAGGCTCCGATACACATCTCGAATCTGCAGCCGCTGGACCCCAAGTCGGGCAAACCGACTCGTGTGGGCCGCAAGGCGAATGACAAAGGAAAATTAGTTCGTTACGCTAAAAAGTCAGGGGAGGAGATCAAATAA
- the rplN gene encoding 50S ribosomal protein L14 — MIQQESRMVVADNSGAKEVLCIRVLGGTGKRYATIGDKIVVSVKSASPSGDMKKGAVSKAVVVRTKKEIRRANGSYIRFDDNAVVLLNNQGEMRGTRIFGPVARELRDSYMKIISLAPEVL; from the coding sequence ATGATACAGCAAGAAAGTAGAATGGTTGTGGCTGACAACAGCGGTGCCAAGGAGGTTCTCTGCATCCGTGTGTTGGGCGGTACGGGCAAACGCTACGCGACCATCGGCGATAAAATAGTTGTCTCTGTCAAGAGCGCCTCTCCTTCCGGCGACATGAAGAAGGGAGCCGTTTCGAAGGCAGTGGTGGTAAGGACCAAGAAGGAGATCAGACGCGCGAACGGAAGTTACATCCGTTTTGACGACAATGCCGTCGTGCTGCTGAACAATCAGGGTGAAATGAGAGGAACGCGTATCTTCGGCCCCGTGGCCCGCGAACTGCGCGACTCTTACATGAAGATCATTTCACTTGCTCCCGAAGTATTGTAA
- the rpsQ gene encoding 30S ribosomal protein S17, with product MERNLRKERIGVVVSNKMEKSVVVAVKRKVKHPIYGKFVNKTTKFVAEDAENTCNPGDTVKLMETRPLSKTKRWRLVEIIERAK from the coding sequence ATGGAAAGAAATCTTAGAAAAGAGAGAATCGGGGTGGTTGTCAGCAACAAGATGGAGAAATCCGTCGTCGTTGCCGTTAAGAGGAAGGTAAAGCATCCGATATACGGCAAGTTCGTGAACAAGACCACGAAGTTTGTGGCCGAGGACGCCGAAAACACCTGCAATCCGGGCGATACCGTCAAACTCATGGAGACACGTCCCCTCAGCAAGACCAAGCGTTGGAGATTAGTAGAAATCATTGAAAGAGCTAAATAG
- the rpmC gene encoding 50S ribosomal protein L29, whose amino-acid sequence MKTAEIKELSVADLVERIETEKANLVRVKVNHAISPVENPSTIKKARRDIARMLTILRQKQTVNS is encoded by the coding sequence ATGAAAACAGCTGAAATCAAAGAGCTCTCAGTAGCCGATCTGGTTGAGCGCATCGAGACCGAGAAGGCTAATCTGGTCCGCGTGAAGGTGAACCATGCCATTTCGCCGGTAGAGAATCCCAGTACCATCAAGAAAGCCCGCAGAGATATTGCACGTATGCTGACCATCCTGCGCCAAAAGCAAACCGTTAACAGTTAA
- the rplP gene encoding 50S ribosomal protein L16 — MLQPKKTKFRRMQKGRMKGLAQRGNQLAFGSFGIKALDSTWITGRQIEAARQAIVRHMKREGQIWIRIFPDKPITKKPAEVRMGKGKGSPEGFVAPVTPGRILIEAEGVPLAVAQEALRLGAQKLPIPTKFIVRRDYTENSI; from the coding sequence ATGTTACAGCCAAAAAAGACCAAATTTAGAAGAATGCAGAAGGGCCGCATGAAAGGTCTCGCACAGCGCGGGAACCAGCTTGCGTTCGGCTCTTTCGGCATCAAGGCTCTGGATTCGACCTGGATCACCGGCCGCCAGATAGAAGCTGCACGTCAGGCTATCGTGCGTCATATGAAACGTGAAGGTCAGATTTGGATCCGTATCTTCCCGGACAAACCGATCACCAAGAAACCCGCCGAGGTTCGTATGGGTAAAGGTAAAGGTTCGCCCGAAGGGTTCGTGGCTCCCGTTACTCCCGGCCGTATCCTGATCGAGGCCGAAGGGGTGCCCCTGGCAGTGGCTCAGGAGGCCTTGAGACTGGGTGCCCAGAAACTCCCGATCCCGACCAAGTTCATCGTAAGAAGAGATTATACCGAAAACTCAATCTAA
- the rpsC gene encoding 30S ribosomal protein S3, with product MGQKVNPIANRLGIIRGWDSNWYGGKDFSAKLVEDSKIRKYLNARLAKASISKIIIERTLKLVTVTISTARPGIIIGKGGQEVDKLKEELKKLTGKEVQINIFEVKRPEIDAVIVGNNIARQLEGRISYRRALKTAIASTMRMGAEGIKIQISGRVGGAEMARSEMYKEGRIPLHTFRADVDYSLTEALTKVGILGVKVWICTGEVYGKRDLFEMPVANMSAQGGASRGDRADRGDRDRRGGGRKRRNNNK from the coding sequence ATGGGACAGAAAGTTAATCCGATAGCAAACCGTCTTGGTATTATCCGGGGTTGGGATTCGAACTGGTACGGCGGCAAGGACTTTTCCGCCAAGCTGGTCGAAGACTCCAAAATCCGTAAATATCTGAACGCCCGTCTGGCCAAAGCGAGCATCTCCAAGATCATCATTGAGCGCACGCTGAAATTGGTTACCGTGACCATCTCCACCGCCCGTCCCGGCATCATCATCGGCAAGGGCGGCCAGGAGGTCGACAAGCTGAAAGAAGAGCTGAAGAAACTGACTGGCAAGGAGGTTCAGATCAATATCTTCGAGGTGAAGCGTCCTGAAATCGACGCCGTGATCGTGGGTAACAACATCGCCCGTCAGCTCGAAGGCCGCATCTCGTACCGCCGTGCTCTGAAGACCGCTATCGCTTCGACGATGCGCATGGGGGCCGAGGGCATCAAGATCCAGATTTCCGGCCGTGTGGGCGGCGCCGAAATGGCCCGCAGCGAGATGTACAAGGAAGGCCGCATTCCGCTGCATACTTTCCGTGCCGATGTGGACTATAGTCTTACCGAAGCTCTGACGAAGGTGGGTATTCTGGGCGTAAAGGTCTGGATCTGCACCGGCGAGGTGTACGGCAAGCGCGACCTGTTCGAGATGCCCGTAGCCAACATGTCCGCCCAGGGCGGTGCGTCCCGCGGCGACCGTGCCGATCGCGGCGACCGTGACCGTCGCGGCGGAGGCAGAAAGAGAAGAAACAATAACAAGTAG
- the rplV gene encoding 50S ribosomal protein L22, with translation MGARKSIMAEKLKAEKKQKAIAVLRDCPTSPRKMRLVADIIRGVEINRALGILRYSKKEASIRMEKLLRSAIANWEAKNEGQRLEDTPLCVKEVFVDGGRMLKRVQPAPQGRAHRIRKRSNHVTVVVDKMVTEEKK, from the coding sequence ATGGGTGCAAGAAAAAGCATAATGGCCGAAAAACTCAAGGCCGAAAAGAAGCAGAAAGCCATCGCTGTTCTGCGTGATTGCCCGACCTCTCCCCGGAAAATGCGTCTGGTAGCCGACATCATCCGCGGTGTGGAGATCAACCGGGCACTGGGTATCCTCCGCTACTCGAAGAAGGAGGCATCGATCCGAATGGAGAAACTGTTGCGTTCTGCCATCGCCAACTGGGAGGCCAAGAACGAAGGCCAGCGTCTGGAGGATACTCCTCTGTGCGTGAAAGAGGTTTTCGTGGACGGAGGTCGGATGCTCAAACGGGTTCAGCCCGCCCCTCAGGGACGTGCACACCGTATCCGCAAGCGTTCGAACCACGTGACGGTAGTTGTTGACAAAATGGTAACCGAAGAAAAAAAGTAA